Below is a genomic region from Coffea eugenioides isolate CCC68of unplaced genomic scaffold, Ceug_1.0 ScVebR1_1943;HRSCAF=2885, whole genome shotgun sequence.
AGAGCTCCCTTTGTGCAAGTCTGCAACCAAGAGATGTCTCCTGGAGAAAAGATGGGgagttggtttttttttttctccgtCTGAGAGAGTCGAGAGAGTCGAATattgggagagaaaaagaggagcttgtgtgtgtgttttgtcAAAATGATGATCTTTATCAAATGACAAGAAAGGTCAAGAAAATTGAGTGTAGGAATGGGTTAAGTGtaattggtaagaaaaatgatgaaaatgtgtaagtttagtaataatttgattttgatttgattttttgatttttgatttttgatttttccttttttttcttcttttttcttttttctttttttttaaagataaatCTACACAAATGAGACAAAATATACTTAAAAATGCAGGAAAATAAATGACTtatcaaatagaaaatattcaagaaaacataaaatttgacaaaaatttggcaaaaatttggtgtctatagcttgcccctctttatctagagtttcaaagaaattcaagacaaagacgtagacaccaaaattgCTCTTCTGTTTCTTCTAACAACACCTAAGCTAAAACAACAAGCCAACACTTGGCTGAAATTATTGAACAAAAGATGTAATGAAATTATAAACAACgtgaccgaactcatgtagagttgTCTACGTATCCCgccatgggaatcaggtcaaacatAGTTCGAATACAAGTAAACTCCAACGAAACAAGTGTATTGACCATCTGTGATCTTTGCAAAAATCGAAAAAGTTTGAACTCTCAGAACTTTTAAGCATGaaatacaaaatgaatgataaagcacaattattaatcaaataataaaaaaaactgtCAGTGGGATACGACCCGAGCCTGctgaggttggtgggataaaatccaaacccaacgaaCATAAAAAtggttagtgggataaaatccgggcctgccgaggttggtgggacAAAAACCCAaccccaacgaaaataaaaaaactcaaatctgccaagattggtgggataaaatccgagcCCAACAAATATAAAAATGGTCAGTGGAATAAAACCTGATTCTGCcgaaattggtgggataaaacccaagtccaacgaaaataaaaacagTCAGTGAGATAAAATTCGAGCCTgtcgaggttggtgggataaaacccaaacctaACGAAAATAAAAACTGTCAGTGgaataaaacccgagcctgccgaaattggtgggataaaactcaaacccaacaaacataaaaaacggtcagtgggataaaactcgaATCTGTCGAGATTGGTGGATAAAACGCAAACCCAACAAACATAAAAATGagcagtgggataaaacccgaacctgtcgaagttggtgggataaaacctaaatccaacgaaaataaaaacgataagtgggataaaattccagcctgccgaggttggtgggGATAAAATCCGAACCCAACAAACAtcaaaaacggtcagtgggataaaagtCGAGCCTaccgaggttggtgggataaaacccaagtcCAACAAcataaaaacaaaagaaatgaaaacacAAGTTCTATGCTATCGAACTGCAAGATCAGAATGCATGTTGCTCAAAAggtaaaaaatcaagaaaacttACCTGATGGACTTATaactcttttgatttttcgaactttaaaagaaagagaataataatttacttttctttcttcggAAATGTACAACGAAACTTGGAACTCAATCCTTCTACCGTTTGCCCCAGTGTAAATCATGCTCAGCTAATCCAGTATTGTGTCACataatttttttgcaaaaaagaaaaaaggaaaagaaacaaccGTGATAGAAACACTGCCACCACCATGTGATCCCTTTGCCTTGAGAGTCATGTAAACATGAGTTTCAATATCGACAAATCGCTCCCTTAGATTCGATTGACAACCCCTTCAGAATATTTGCAACTGCCCAATGTCAATTGACCATACTTTATTATCATACGACTTTCAATTTCATGACTCCTTTGGGATAAAGTATAGGGGATTGTCTTTTGAGTGAGACCCAATAAATGAGAAacataaacaattaaaaaaaatgtattattcATCATGCAATAATGCTAATATGAAATAAGTAatgataataaataaataaaatagtaaaacaaaattggtgaattttttgaatatagGTCCAAGGATCAAAAGTTAGATTCATATTTAGAAGATGGCCTTTGATGAGGAAAAATGCTCCATCTGACCCCTTCGACGTcatccattttgaaattcattgTCGGCAAAAGAACAACAGTATGAAAGAAACCCAAATTAACATAGTCACCAGCTTTCAGACCTCAGCATCTTCTTCTTTGTTGTTGATCCTCTTGTATTTCAAAACCCTACCTCAGCGCtttttcgggttttcactaaggttACTTCCACccattttctctttttgtttgtttgtttttctttttctcttttttctcttttttttttctttttttcattttttttagaaGGTACCCTTTCAGGTTTTCACCTAGAGACACAGACAAGACGATTTTAACCCCAACTGTATCAATCCAGTCATACTCTGATAATGAGTAGCATCAGTGAGACAATCTTCTATGACATGTTTCAGAAAAATTTGTATTTACATCATTTGCTAGttgattaagaaaaatttttctccaaaatactGCAAAAGATGAAAGTCAGCAATTTTGGTTCTTGTGATTAGGATCGGATAGAGTAGCAAAGGAAAGGTTAAGGCTTGACAACGGATCATATGATGGGTTTGCAATCATTCGAGATGGCATTCTTTCAAAACTTATCCCGATTTAGGGTGACAAAGAgataaaatttgccccaatttaatTCTGACCGAATTTCTCTATTTtctgtttcctttcttttttttttccatcacttttttttccttttttttttaaaaaacaaaattgcCCCAGTATGAGGTTAGTGATCTTAAGGGACTGCCAAGCGAAAAAGGAAAGTGGTtatgaaaagtcaaaagggaAAACAAATTAGGGATAGAATATCGAAATGGAAAAATGAGAGGAAATATGCCTTAAATCCGTCTCTTGCAgtatttttaaagaaaattttttataatcaaatgaaaaactttttacACATGTCTGCATTGATTGGTTGGGAAAAAACTTGATCGTCCATTTCCATAAGGATAAGTGCTCCTCTGGATAGCACTTTCTTAACAATGAATGGTCCTTGCCAATTGGGAGCAAACTTCCCTTTAGCCTCATCTTGCATTGGAAGAATCCGTTTCAAAACCTTATCTCCAACATCAAACAAACGGGGCTTgacttttttgttgtaaagCCGAACCATTCGTTGCTGATAACATTGTCCATGACACACGGCATTCAACCTCTTTCCATCAATCAGAGACAACTGCTCCTGACGTTCTCTGACCCATTCAGTTTCTTCTATCTGAGCTTCCATCAAAATGCGcaaggaaggaatttcaactTCTGCAGGTATGACTGCTTCCATTCCAAACATAAGAGAGTAAGGAGTTGCACCTGTAGAAGTTCTGATGGTAGTTCTGTACGCCATTAGTGCATAAGGCAGCTTCTCATGCCAATCCCGATGTGTTTCAGTCATCTTACGAataatctttttcaaatttttatttgcagtTTCAACgactccattcatctgaggcctgtAAATGGCCGAATTTCGATGTCTAATTTTGAACTGTTCACATAATTCATCTACCATATCATTTTTGAGGTTCTTGACATTGTCAGTGATCAACGTCTCTGGTACCCCAAAACGACAGATAATATTATTTCTCAAAAAATCCGACACCACTTTCTTAGTCACGTGCTTATAGGACGCGGCCTCAACCCACTTGGTGAAATATTCAATCGCCACTAAGATGAATCAATGCCCATTTGAAGCAGAAGGATCAATAGTTTCGATCACATCCATTCCCCAGATCGAACATGGCCATGAAGCAGTCATACTATGTAATTCTGCAGAAGGAGTACGTACAACATCACCATGTAttttaggggtggcaattttcgacacgacctgaaaacacgacacgaacctaacacaaaattaatgggtttgggttgaggtttcgggaattcgggtcagaatagggttggacccgatgaactcgaaaagaaaacaggtcgatttcgggtcaacccgtggcgacctgatatgacccgatatgacccgtttacgaattaaaaataatttaataacataaaaataattttatctaactaaactaagttattctttttttcaaaggcattaattacttaatcctaaatgaatttatttaatttgtgtgaagttgaaattattatatttagataaataatatattatattattttttacttttatactattttaatttattttatattttgtttgggattaaacacttttacggtgtttaatttattttagatttggtttggaattatttatttaaatttttattacttgattatgtaattagttttgtgagaaattgattttattataaattacagtgataaattaataaattaaaattaagtttcgggtcatttcgggtcgacccgccaacccgtcaacctgaaattttcgaGTTCGGGTCAGCATACCTGACCCGTCACTGGTttgcgggtcgggttcgggtcaacagattttctgacgggttgacccgaacccgacccgccaacctgatttggacccgaattgccacccctaatgtATTTGACACTTAACACACTTTCTAACAAAATCTACACAGTCATGCTCCATGGTAAGTCAAAAATATCCTGTTCTCATGATCTTCTTAGTCAGTAGATGCCAATTCATGTGCGGCCCACAAATCCCACTATGCACTTCCTTCATCATATAATCGACTTCTTGTTCATTGATGCATCTCAGAATGTCCAAATCAAATGTTTTCTTGTATAGCACTTCTCCATTTAAGAAGAATCTTGATGACATTCTGCgtaaaaatttttttgcaaCAAGAATCAGTACAGGAGGGTAGATCCCGTTTTCCATGAAACATTCTAATATCATTGTCTAAGATAGCGACCATCAGTGAGACCTTTATCGTTAACCAGACAATGCACTGACCTACTAACTGAAGTTGAATCTCATTGGTTCCAAGTTCACAAGCTCACTCTGATGTTGGATCATCTAAGACAGAGTAGCTAGGGCATCAACAAAGGCATTACGAGTACGAGGAATATGTCTGAGTTTCAAATTCCTGAATTTGCTGGCCAAACTAAGCAAGTTACAATGATAcagcataatttttgaatcccGAGTTACCCACTGCTTAAGCGTCTGGTGCACCAGTAAATCGGAATCACTGAATGCTATCAGATCCTTGATCTCCATGTCCAATGCCATTTTCAATCCAAAAATACAAGCTTCATACTCAGCCATGTTATTGGTACAAGGAAACCGTAATTTGGCAGTAGCAGGATAGTGTTTTCCCTCAGGCGATACTAAAACTGCTCCAATTCCAGCTCCAAAAGAATTTGACGCACCATCGAAAAATAACCTCCATCCAGGATACTGCTCACTCATGTCCTCAACTGCTCCAACGAGCAGAATTTCCTCATCAGGAAAATAGGTATGTAATGGCTGGtaatcatcatcccttggattttctgccaaatgatcTGCTATGGCTTGACCCTTGACTGCTTTTTGTGTTGTGAAGACAATGTCGAACTCGGAAAGGATCATTTGCCACTTAGCCATACGTCCCGTGGGCATCGACTTTTCCAACAGGTATTTTAGAGGATCAGAACGGGAAATCAAGTAAGTGGTATAACCGAGCAAATAATGTCTCAGCTTCTGAGCTGCCCATGCTAAAGCACAACAACTTCTATCAAGGAAAGAATAGTTAGCCTCATATGCTGTAAATTTCTTGCTCAGATAGTAGATGGCTTGCTCCTTTCTCCCAGATTCATCACGTTGTCCCAGAACGCATCCAACAGCCTCATCAAGAATAGACAAATACATAATCAGAGGTCTCCCTGGCTGAGGTGGCATTAAGACCGGAGGATTAAACAAGTAATTTTTGATCTTATCAAAAGCTTGCTGACAATCTTCATTCCAATCCATCGACGTGTTCTTTTTCAACAGTTTGAACAGAGGCTCACAGGTAGAGGTTAACTGTGCAATGAATCGGCCAATGAAATTGATCTTTCCAAGAAAACTCTTCAcatctttttgactttttggaatgggcatatctcgaattgcttttATTTTCGCAGGGTCTATCTCTATACCCTTTTTGCTGACAATAAAACCCAATAACTTACCCGCCGGAGCTCCAAAAGCACATTTTGCAGGGTTCAACTTCAAATTATACTTCCTCAATCTTTCAAACAGCTTCTttaaatcaaccaaatggtCCTCAACCTTCTTGAATTTAattatgatatcatccacataaaccTCCATCTCTTTGTGGATCATGTCATGGAACAGGGTAGTCATTGTCCTCTGATAAGTGGCTCCAGCATTCTtcaacccaaaaggcatcactcGATAACAAAAGGTTCCCCATGGGGTGATAAAAGAGGTTTTTTCTCTGTCCTCTTCTGCCATTAAGATTTGATGATACCCAGCAAAACAATCACCAAAAGATTCAATTTCGTGTCCAGCAGTGTTGTCCAAAAGAATATGAATATTTGGCAAAGGAAAATCATCTTTCGGACTGGCCTTATTCAGATCTCTGTAATCAACACATACTCGCACCTCCCCAGATTTCTTAGGCACTGGCACAGGATTCGATAGCCAGATGGGATAATGAGACACCATGATTATCTTAGCATTGAGCTGTTTCACGATTTGCTCCTTTATTTTGAGACTcatttctggtttgaatttaCGTGGCTTCTGCTTTACAGGTAAAAAATTTGGATCAGTTGGCAACCTGTGAACCACTATGTCTGTAGAGATCCCTGGCATATCATCGTATGACCATGCAAACACATCTTGAAAAAGCATTAAGAATTCAATCATTTCCTCCTTCTGTTTCCTATTCAAATGAATGCTGACTTTAACTTCTTTAACCTCCGTCTTAGTGCCAATATTGATGATTTCTGTTTCTTCTAAGTTGGGTTTGGGTTTCTCTTCATACTGTTTTAAATCCCTTGAAACAGACTCAAATTCTTCCTCAGTATCGCTCTCGCTTTGAATTTCAGATTGCATGATTTCAAGTTCATGAGAGATATCGAGATTGCAGCCATCGAATTCCAAAATGGTGACatccaaagggtcaaaagaTTTTATTTGTGGCCATCTGAAAATAGAATAGAACATAAGTAATAAACAAATAGCAAATACTGGAGAAGTCTTTCATTTCATTAAATTCAAAATGCATCGAGACTTCACAAAAAGATAAATATACAGACATGATTGCCATTTAAAGACATATTTAACCCAAACCTTTATTTTCGTTTCAGCAATTTTCTTGAACAAAGCAAGTTATATTAACTGAAACAAGAATAAAGGTTTAAAAGATGAAAgcaatttcttttaacaaaagaTCCAGACTACTGTCCTATCTGGATGTGATCTAGACAAAAGACAATCCCCTTaaatttaccgaaattcccttcgagagggaagataatCAGCAGTCCAATTCTGAATAGCTCCTTCGGTAATTGGCAAAAATTCTGCATTCTCGGTTGGCTCCTCCTCACAAGTGGCCCCGACAAATAATTGAGACAGGTCCACTTCAATATCCTCCACAGGATTCTTCATTTCTGGCATAATCACCTCTGATGGACGAGGAAAGGTGTGATATAGCGGCGGAACGTTTAAGGCAATTTGCTTACCCTTCTTTTCAGCTTGTTTTCGAGCTTGCATTTCCCTTCTATCCTTAGCAGTCGGATGAAATCCCAATCCAAATGTATCCTTCTGCGTCAGGATCTCTATTGGCTCCAAAATTCCTTGTAATTCCCTCCCAAGACCTTTTCCTATTTCATATCCGCCTCGAATCATCTCCCTAGCCATCATAATACTGGCCTCTGGCAAATCCGATTGAGTCAGCGACTTATCCTTGGATGCCCATCCTACAGAGACGATGTCAGCAACGTGATGAGATGAAGTTAGAGTCCTTTTTATGTTTTCACCATTGAATTTTGTATCAACGATCATGGTACAGTCATCCTCAGCAAACACAGTAATGAGTTGTTCATTCGCAATAAACCTCAACATTTGATGCAGAGAAGATGGCACTGAATTGGAAGCATGTATCCAAGGTCTTCCAAGCAAAATATTGTAAACGCTGGAGAAGTCCATGACTTGGCAAGTAACTTGGAATTGAACGGGGCCTATCTCCAATACCAGATTTGCTTCACCCATAGATTCCCTCCTTGAACCATCAAATCCTCGAACCACAGTTGCAGATGGACGGAGTTTAATGTCAAGAAATCCAAGTTTGGTGAGAGTGTTCCATGGACAGATATTCAATGCTGACCCATTATCCACTAAAACCCTCGGCAACAGCTTTCCATTGCAGCGAACTGATATATACAAGGCTCTGTTATGCCCGATCCCTTCTGCAGTTAGATCATCATCGGAGAAGGCAATATGATTAGCAGCAAGTATATTCCCCACGATGTTAGAAAATTTATCCACCGGAATATCTTTAGGGACTTGAGCTTCGTTCAGAATTTTAAGCAATGCTTCTCTATGTAGCTCGGAGGTcaagagaagattcagaaaagaaatttgagtAGGCATCTTATCCAACTGCTCCACTATTTTGTATTCACTTCTCTTCAGCATCTTCAGAAAATCTACAGCTTCATTTTCAGACACACGAGGCTTGGGTGTCGGAGATTTAACCTTGACCCTAGACTGAACATCAATATCAGAATTTTTCATAATTCTCCCAGACGAGGTAATGGTAGATACCTCTTCCTTTAAGCATTTTTTATCTCCAACCAACAGAATAGATTCCTCGTAGTTCCATGGCACCTCTTGCAGGTTATTGACAGGCATTTGTTCCGGAAATTCCAGAATGACAAGCTCTGATATATCCCATTCAAAAGATGGTAGATCCAGAATAAAAGGAGATTTGTCAACCTCAGAAACTCCCCTTTCCATTATAAATGGCTCCTctttttcaaatacaaaagactTCAGTTTATCCTCAACATTATCGTTGGCCATGGACTTTTCAGAAGACAATTTTCTCATTCTGGCGTGGTCAGCTTCCATTACGCCAAACGCCTCAGTTTCATCCACAATGTACTGAGTGGGATCGATAAAATCTCCATCAGCGATGATAACTCCCACCGTACTCCCATACTCAGGTAAAGGATTCTTACTGACATTCGGTCCTTGTTCTCCTTTTCTTCTGAGAAGGATGTCTCCAGAGTCAATCATGTCCTGAATCTTATGTTTTAGAGCCCAACAATTGCCAGTGGTATGACCTGGACttccagaatgataagcacaaatTGCTTGCGTATCATAACCTGGAGGAATGCCTTTGGGATAAAGTTTGGGAGGAACGGTGCCAATTTTTCCAGCTGCTTTTAACTGCTCATATAGTTGATCAATTGGTCGGCCCAAGTTGGTGAAAGTTCGAAATTGTTTCTGGGTTTGAACTCCATTGGTTTGATAAGGATTTTGAGGAGggttattattttgcagggttGGTCTGGAATGGTAATTGGGACGAGTGTGATTTTGAAAAACGGGTTGTGGGGTTGGAGGTAACGGTGAGGTATTCAAGTGATTTGGTCGGGAATGATGGAATTGGGTAGTGGTGTGGTAGACTGGT
It encodes:
- the LOC113756073 gene encoding uncharacterized protein LOC113756073 yields the protein MSSVPETSERSAMVTSPDFTALGAQLSEMVGKFNELSVEMAAQRRVINQLVASNSGGGVPNDQEPIDNHPPAQDYQPPHTSNTQTPFFPPFVNPLENTFARLNSDFSYMHPNYVLVNPTSSQIPQTHPQTNLNIPPNPQGPHHHTAEPFVLDTASQGKAAMEEQPTPVDKDLLRRLDRFDDFMKKNQGLSRHGGLDYDELCLFPDIQLPLGFKTPKFSKYDGTGNPKTHLKMFANKLGKPVDDESLPMRLFPESLEGDPLDWYSNLKFEEVKTWLDLSTAFVKQYEFNCELAPTRTTLEGTKRKPSEDHKTYAKRWRKLAAKVEPPMTEEEIVRTFIKAHDPPYFEEIFRMTGSSFAAIINKLEEYDEFVKAGKIVNVSALKLQLDALQNQSNNGKKPTFKKKEGETAFIWDQGPSFRPRNHPTYSFPHPYYTNSQPVYHTTTQFHHSRPNHLNTSPLPPTPQPVFQNHTRPNYHSRPTLQNNNPPQNPYQTNGVQTQKQFRTFTNLGRPIDQLYEQLKAAGKIGTVPPKLYPKGIPPGYDTQAICAYHSGSPGHTTGNCWALKHKIQDMIDSGDILLRRKGEQGPNVSKNPLPEYGSTVGVIIADGDFIDPTQYIVDETEAFGVMEADHARMRKLSSEKSMANDNVEDKLKSFVFEKEEPFIMERGVSEVDKSPFILDLPSFEWDISELVILEFPEQMPVNNLQEVPWNYEESILLVGDKKCLKEEVSTITSSGRIMKNSDIDVQSRVKVKSPTPKPRVSENEAVDFLKMLKRSEYKIVEQLDKMPTQISFLNLLLTSELHREALLKILNEAQVPKDIPVDKFSNIVGNILAANHIAFSDDDLTAEGIGHNRALYISVRCNGKLLPRVLVDNGSALNICPWNTLTKLGFLDIKLRPSATVVRGFDGSRRESMGEANLVLEIGPVQFQVTCQVMDFSSVYNILLGRPWIHASNSVPSSLHQMLRFIANEQLITVFAEDDCTMIVDTKFNGENIKRTLTSSHHVADIVSVGWASKDKSLTQSDLPEASIMMAREMIRGGYEIGKGLGRELQGILEPIEILTQKDTFGLGFHPTAKDRREMQARKQAEKKGKQIALNVPPLYHTFPRPSEVIMPEMKNPVEDIEVDLSQLFVGATCEEEPTENAEFLPITEGAIQNWTADYLPSRREFRWPQIKSFDPLDVTILEFDGCNLDISHELEIMQSEIQSESDTEEEFESVSRDLKQYEEKPKPNLEETEIINIGTKTEVKEVKVSIHLNRKQKEEMIEFLMLFQDVFAWSYDDMPGISTDIVVHRLPTDPNFLPVKQKPRKFKPEMSLKIKEQIVKQLNAKIIMVSHYPIWLSNPVPVPKKSGEVRVCVDYRDLNKASPKDDFPLPNIHILLDNTAGHEIESFGDCFAGYHQILMAEEDREKTSFITPWGTFCYRVMPFGLKNAGATYQRTMTTLFHDMIHKEMEVYVDDIIIKFKKVEDHLVDLKKLFERLRKYNLKLNPAKCAFGAPAGKLLGFIVSKKGIEIDPAKIKAIRDMPIPKSQKDVKSFLGKINFIGRFIAQLTSTCEPLFKLLKKNTSMDWNEDCQQAFDKIKNYLFNPPVLMPPQPGRPLIMYLSILDEAVGCVLGQRDESGRKEQAIYYLSKKFTAYEANYSFLDRSCCALAWAAQKLRHYLLGYTTYLISRSDPLKYLLEKSMPTGRMAKWQMILSEFDIVFTTQKAVKGQAIADHLAENPRDDDYQPLHTYFPDEEILLVGAVEDMSEQYPGWRLFFDGASNSFGAGIGAVLVSPEGKHYPATAKLRFPCTNNMAEYEACIFGLKMALDMEIKDLIAFSDSDLLVHQTLKQWVTRDSKIMLYHCNLLSLASKFRNLKLRHIPRTRNAFVDALATLS
- the LOC113756074 gene encoding uncharacterized protein LOC113756074, whose amino-acid sequence is MTETHRDWHEKLPYALMAYRTTIRTSTGATPYSLMFGMEAVIPAEVEIPSLRILMEAQIEETEWVRERQEQLSLIDGKRLNAVCHGQCYQQRMVRLYNKKVKPRLFDVGDKVLKRILPMQDEAKGKFAPNWQGPFIVKKVLSRGALILMEMDDQVFSQPINADMCKKFFI